The proteins below are encoded in one region of Nitrospira sp. SG-bin1:
- a CDS encoding ferredoxin, whose product MPRVTFLHSNGRSGDVEENISLLDAAKEVGFRLNHDCGGNASCTTCRVEVQSGHDHLSEIDFDEQDLLDREALTEPWHRLACQARVLGDVVVRVPEAKWENPTTATTEAWG is encoded by the coding sequence ATGCCGCGAGTGACCTTTCTGCATTCGAACGGGCGGAGCGGGGACGTGGAAGAGAACATTTCCCTTCTAGACGCCGCGAAAGAAGTGGGCTTCCGGTTGAATCACGACTGCGGAGGAAACGCCTCCTGCACGACCTGCCGCGTGGAGGTACAATCGGGGCATGACCACCTCTCGGAAATCGATTTTGACGAGCAGGACCTGCTGGATCGGGAAGCGCTGACGGAGCCGTGGCATCGCCTGGCGTGCCAGGCGCGTGTCTTGGGAGACGTCGTCGTGCGTGTGCCGGAGGCCAAGTGGGAGAATCCGACGACCGCGACGACGGAGGCATGGGGTTGA
- a CDS encoding GTP cyclohydrolase I FolE — protein MEDTGGTGKPADLRVLQSLVTEMLLALGEKPGRNGLLKTPERVAKALAFMTQGYQRDIDHLLNGALFPIEYDEMVIVKDIDFFSMCEHHLLPFFGRVHVGYLPNKKVVGLSKIPRIVDTFARRLQVQERLTVQIAETLSTKLNAHGVGVVVEARHLCMMMRGVEKQNTVAVTSSMLGAFRSQSQTRVEFLKLIRRGNVGDSD, from the coding sequence GTGGAAGATACCGGCGGAACGGGAAAGCCCGCAGACCTGCGGGTGCTCCAGTCGCTGGTGACGGAAATGTTGCTCGCCCTGGGTGAAAAACCCGGTCGCAACGGCTTGCTGAAAACACCGGAGCGCGTGGCCAAGGCATTGGCCTTTATGACGCAGGGCTATCAACGCGATATCGACCATTTGTTGAACGGAGCGCTGTTTCCGATCGAATACGACGAGATGGTCATCGTCAAAGACATCGACTTCTTCAGTATGTGCGAGCACCATCTGCTCCCGTTTTTCGGAAGAGTCCATGTCGGCTACCTGCCGAATAAGAAAGTCGTCGGCCTCAGCAAAATTCCTCGAATCGTCGATACCTTCGCTCGACGGCTACAAGTACAGGAACGATTGACGGTTCAAATCGCCGAAACGCTGAGCACCAAGTTGAACGCGCACGGCGTCGGAGTCGTCGTCGAAGCTCGGCATCTCTGCATGATGATGCGCGGAGTCGAAAAACAAAACACCGTCGCGGTCACAAGTTCCATGCTGGGAGCGTTCCGCAGTCAATCGCAGACACGCGTGGAGTTTTTGAAGTTGATCCGTCGGGGCAACGTCGGTGATTCGGACTGA